A genomic segment from Kineococcus rhizosphaerae encodes:
- a CDS encoding zinc-dependent alcohol dehydrogenase, with protein MRALTWQGKRSVAVQDVPDPVIVEPTDAVVRITSTAICGSDLHLYEVLAPYLAKGDVLGHEPMGIVEEVGPAVTNLVPGDRVVIPFTISCGHCWMCSRGLTTQCETTQVREKGSGAALYGYTSLYGSVPGGQAERLRVPHADFNPIKVGREGDGGAPDERYLFLSDILPTAWQGVKYADVPEGGTLAVLGLGPVGQFAARIGRQLGYHVVGVDPVPERRAMAERNGVPAIDLTDSSGADVPGQLRERTDGRGPDAVLDAVGMEAHGGAEGVVAKAAQTAVGLLPDALAQKVMETGGIDRLWAVRTAVDAVRRGGTISLSGVYGGEADPMPMMTMFDKQIQLRMGQCNVKTWIDDLMPFVEDPADPLGIDDLTTHRVPLEDAPDAYEMFQAKRDGCIKVVLKP; from the coding sequence GTGAGAGCTCTGACGTGGCAAGGCAAGCGGTCGGTCGCCGTCCAGGACGTGCCCGACCCGGTGATCGTCGAACCCACCGACGCGGTCGTGCGGATCACCTCGACCGCGATCTGCGGGTCGGACCTGCACCTGTACGAGGTGCTGGCCCCCTACCTGGCCAAGGGTGACGTCCTGGGGCACGAACCCATGGGGATCGTCGAGGAGGTCGGGCCGGCGGTCACGAACCTCGTCCCCGGTGACCGGGTCGTCATCCCGTTCACGATCTCCTGCGGGCACTGCTGGATGTGCAGCCGTGGCCTGACGACGCAGTGCGAGACCACCCAGGTCCGGGAGAAGGGCAGCGGCGCCGCGCTGTACGGTTACACCTCCCTGTACGGGTCGGTGCCCGGCGGGCAGGCCGAACGGCTGCGCGTCCCGCACGCGGACTTCAACCCGATCAAGGTCGGCCGTGAGGGCGACGGCGGGGCGCCGGACGAGCGGTACCTGTTCCTGTCCGACATCCTGCCGACCGCGTGGCAGGGCGTGAAGTACGCCGACGTGCCCGAGGGCGGGACCCTCGCGGTCCTGGGCCTGGGACCGGTGGGGCAGTTCGCCGCCCGCATCGGCCGCCAGCTCGGCTACCACGTCGTCGGCGTCGACCCCGTGCCCGAACGTCGGGCGATGGCCGAGCGCAACGGCGTTCCCGCGATCGACCTCACCGACTCCTCGGGGGCCGACGTCCCCGGCCAGCTGCGCGAGCGCACCGACGGCCGTGGCCCGGACGCCGTACTGGACGCCGTCGGCATGGAGGCCCACGGCGGCGCCGAGGGCGTCGTCGCCAAGGCCGCGCAGACCGCCGTGGGCCTGCTGCCGGACGCCCTGGCGCAGAAGGTCATGGAGACCGGCGGGATCGACCGGTTGTGGGCGGTGCGGACCGCCGTCGACGCCGTCCGCCGCGGCGGGACGATCTCGCTGTCCGGGGTGTACGGCGGTGAGGCCGACCCGATGCCGATGATGACGATGTTCGACAAGCAGATCCAGCTGCGCATGGGCCAGTGCAACGTCAAGACCTGGATCGACGACCTCATGCCGTTCGTGGAGGACCCGGCGGACCCGCTGGGCATCGACGACCTCACCACGCACCGGGTGCCGCTGGAGGACGCTCCCGACGCGTACGAGATGTTCCAGGCCAAGCGCGACGGCTGCATCAAGGTCGTCCTGAAACCCTGA